One candidate division TA06 bacterium B3_TA06 genomic region harbors:
- a CDS encoding MBL fold hydrolase has translation MIPRKIKEGIQWMGAVDWDRRLFDSLIPLPDGTSYNAYLIEGADKTVLVDSVDPPMTHILMAQLVKVPKIDYVISHHAEQDHSGAIPAVLEKYPGAKVICTEKAKGMLRDLLLIPEDRFMTVADGETMNIGGKTLKFIHTPWVHWPETMVTYLEEEKILFSCDFFGSHIATTDLYVTDEGRVYEAAKRYFAEIMMPFRKIIKGNLEKLEPYDIAMIAPSHGPIYDKPEFILNAYSDWVLSEPKNLVVIPYVSMHDSTRKMVDYLVSALAERGLEVQQYDLAVSDIGKLAMSLVDAATIIVGTPTVIGGPHPLAVYGTYLANLLRPKVKFLSILGSYGWGSKAVETLGGMIPNLEVEVIEPVLTKGVPLKEDFAALDKMADAIAAKHKEAGLM, from the coding sequence ATGATACCGAGGAAAATAAAAGAAGGCATCCAGTGGATGGGTGCTGTAGATTGGGATAGGAGGTTGTTCGATTCCCTTATTCCCTTGCCTGACGGAACCAGCTACAATGCATACTTAATTGAGGGCGCGGATAAAACCGTCCTGGTTGATTCGGTCGATCCTCCCATGACCCATATACTCATGGCCCAGCTGGTGAAAGTGCCAAAGATTGACTACGTTATCTCTCATCACGCCGAGCAGGATCACTCCGGCGCTATACCGGCAGTCCTGGAAAAGTATCCCGGTGCCAAGGTTATCTGCACCGAGAAGGCCAAGGGAATGCTTAGGGATCTGCTGCTTATCCCTGAAGACCGGTTCATGACGGTAGCAGACGGCGAAACCATGAACATCGGCGGCAAGACGCTGAAGTTCATCCACACCCCCTGGGTGCACTGGCCCGAGACCATGGTCACCTACCTGGAAGAGGAAAAGATCCTTTTCTCCTGCGACTTCTTCGGTTCCCACATCGCCACTACCGATCTGTACGTAACCGACGAGGGCCGGGTGTACGAGGCGGCCAAGCGCTACTTCGCCGAAATCATGATGCCCTTCCGCAAGATAATCAAGGGCAACCTGGAAAAGCTCGAACCCTACGACATCGCCATGATTGCCCCTTCTCACGGGCCTATATACGACAAGCCGGAGTTCATCTTAAACGCCTACTCCGACTGGGTACTCAGTGAGCCCAAGAATTTGGTGGTTATTCCCTACGTATCCATGCATGATAGTACCCGGAAGATGGTTGATTACCTGGTGTCCGCCTTGGCCGAGCGCGGTCTTGAAGTTCAGCAATACGATCTGGCGGTTTCCGATATCGGAAAGCTTGCCATGTCGCTGGTGGATGCGGCAACCATAATCGTAGGCACCCCCACCGTAATCGGCGGTCCTCATCCCCTGGCGGTGTATGGTACCTACCTGGCCAACCTGCTGCGCCCCAAGGTAAAGTTCCTTTCCATCCTCGGTTCCTACGGCTGGGGAAGCAAGGCGGTTGAAACCCTTGGCGGGATGATTCCCAACCTTGAGGTGGAAGTAATCGAACCGGTGCTTACCAAGGGTGTTCCACTTAAGGAGGATTTTGCCGCTCTGGATAAGATGGCTGATGCCATTGCTGCCAAGCACAAGGAAGCAGGCTTGATGTAA
- the plsY gene encoding acyl-phosphate glycerol 3-phosphate acyltransferase yields the protein MISPLWDTVILAVVGFLSGSIPFGYLAASAKGVDIRKVGSGNIGATNAIRALGTGWGIGVGLLDAIKGAVPAYLALQFSPLPGIVGAAAVLGHIFSPWLRFKGGKGVVTTFAVFLVLTPFPALTAVGVWILLFLTTGYVSVASVLSLTALPALIFLLGRLNPEISVIAAAAGCALLVAWAHRGNMFRIAAGKEPKARLWKKLWKR from the coding sequence ATGATCTCGCCTCTCTGGGATACGGTAATACTGGCAGTAGTCGGATTCCTGTCCGGCTCCATCCCCTTCGGTTATCTCGCTGCCTCTGCCAAGGGTGTGGACATCCGCAAGGTGGGCTCGGGCAACATAGGCGCGACCAATGCAATAAGGGCGCTGGGAACGGGCTGGGGTATAGGGGTAGGGCTGCTGGACGCGATCAAGGGAGCGGTGCCTGCCTACCTTGCTTTGCAGTTCTCACCCTTGCCTGGTATAGTAGGTGCGGCCGCTGTGCTGGGTCACATCTTCTCACCCTGGCTGCGGTTCAAGGGCGGCAAGGGTGTCGTAACCACTTTTGCCGTATTCCTTGTACTTACCCCTTTCCCTGCGCTTACGGCAGTAGGGGTCTGGATACTTCTTTTTCTTACCACCGGCTACGTTTCGGTTGCTTCCGTACTCTCGCTCACCGCTTTACCTGCTCTTATCTTCCTCTTGGGAAGACTGAACCCTGAGATATCGGTGATCGCCGCTGCAGCCGGCTGCGCTCTTCTGGTGGCGTGGGCGCACCGTGGCAATATGTTCCGGATTGCCGCAGGCAAAGAACCTAAAGCAAGATTGTGGAAAAAGCTGTGGAAAAGATGA
- a CDS encoding thioredoxin-disulfide reductase: MKRDPICLMEVEEDEAVTLKHKGKTYYFCSEGCREKFLQVKECAPVCPTYDLIIIGGGPAGLTAAVYAATMKVHSFLIAKDLGGQAIDSTKIENYMGYDFITGPELIAKFKDQLIHSNYIDHLMSEVEKIEPVEGGFRVTTSELDHYVGKTLIITTGMRRRKLNVPGEEEFQRKGVLYGNVQDFSFVEGEDVAVIGGGNSALQMVENLHTVARNIHIVSDIQLTADAKIIERINNFPNVHKHEYHKVIEFLGNGSLSGVVIRKKAEEEEVRIPIKGVFIAIGLEANSSLVSNLVELNERGEIVINPDCSTSYPGIFAAGDITNAYGKRIIIASGEGAKAALAARQYLLNLSRKREVKAS; this comes from the coding sequence ATGAAACGCGACCCCATATGCCTGATGGAGGTCGAAGAGGACGAGGCAGTAACCCTCAAGCATAAGGGGAAAACCTACTACTTCTGTTCGGAAGGCTGCAGGGAAAAGTTCCTGCAGGTAAAGGAGTGTGCCCCTGTCTGTCCTACCTATGACCTCATAATCATCGGCGGCGGCCCTGCAGGGCTGACCGCTGCGGTGTATGCGGCAACCATGAAGGTTCATTCCTTCCTCATCGCCAAAGACCTGGGTGGGCAGGCCATTGACAGCACCAAGATAGAGAACTACATGGGCTACGACTTTATAACCGGCCCGGAGCTTATCGCCAAGTTCAAAGACCAGTTGATTCACTCCAACTACATAGACCACCTGATGAGCGAGGTAGAAAAGATTGAACCGGTTGAAGGAGGCTTCCGGGTTACGACTTCGGAACTCGACCACTACGTGGGCAAGACGCTGATTATTACGACCGGGATGCGGAGACGTAAGCTCAACGTGCCCGGAGAGGAGGAGTTCCAGCGCAAGGGGGTGCTCTACGGCAACGTCCAGGACTTCTCCTTTGTAGAGGGAGAGGATGTTGCCGTGATTGGAGGTGGTAATTCGGCGCTGCAGATGGTTGAGAATCTGCACACCGTTGCCAGGAACATACACATCGTCTCCGACATCCAGCTTACAGCCGATGCAAAGATAATCGAGCGAATCAACAACTTCCCGAACGTGCATAAACACGAGTATCATAAGGTGATTGAGTTCCTGGGCAATGGTTCTCTGTCCGGTGTAGTAATCAGAAAGAAGGCTGAAGAGGAGGAGGTCAGAATCCCAATCAAGGGTGTGTTCATAGCCATAGGGTTAGAGGCCAACTCCTCCCTGGTTTCCAATCTGGTCGAGCTTAACGAGAGAGGCGAGATAGTAATAAACCCTGACTGCTCCACCTCCTATCCTGGGATATTCGCTGCAGGCGACATCACCAACGCCTACGGGAAGAGGATAATTATCGCCTCAGGGGAGGGCGCAAAAGCTGCACTGGCGGCAAGGCAGTATCTCCTGAACCTGAGCAGAAAGCGAGAGGTGAAAGCATCATGA
- a CDS encoding cupin gives MESQNKDLRPQVFDLAGMLSYQDGAVVSHTIIDKKQGTVTLFAFDKDQGLSEHTAPSDAMVYILDGQAEITISGKPYTLSAGEMILMPASQPHALRALTRFKMLLVMVKS, from the coding sequence ATGGAATCCCAGAACAAAGACTTGAGGCCCCAGGTATTCGATCTCGCCGGGATGCTTTCCTACCAGGATGGAGCGGTGGTGAGCCACACCATCATTGACAAGAAGCAGGGCACGGTCACCCTGTTTGCGTTCGACAAAGACCAAGGCCTGAGTGAACATACCGCACCTTCCGACGCCATGGTGTATATACTGGACGGACAGGCCGAGATCACCATCTCAGGCAAACCCTACACCCTATCCGCCGGCGAGATGATCCTCATGCCCGCCTCACAACCCCACGCACTGAGGGCGCTTACGCGCTTCAAGATGCTTCTGGTGATGGTAAAATCTTAG
- the der gene encoding ribosome biogenesis GTPase Der: protein MNAVVALVGRPNVGKSTLFNRLVGHREAITLKTPGITRDRLYGTVHWLSKSFTLIDTGGFIPQPEQPLEEQMRHQVQLAIKEAELVLLAVDGKEGLHPADKALAETLRKEEKPYIVVVNKSDVRTAEWEHHSFHVLGGAELFLVSAEHGVGFGDLLEEICARLTFGEEGEPRPEVKLLIAGRPNCGKSTLLNAIVGEERAVVDEVPGTTRDPVDTYLEVSGRIWRLVDTAGLRRRTRIKENVEYYASTRLRRALAKAQIILLLIDLTEGVTRQDKRLAAEIIGRRKGLIFVLNKIDLFDSQALRNKLDEASYQLRGIQQFFRVLVSGKEKKGLDELIGTVTALVEKRSQRIPKELLGEFVQKITRERPPGRRTKIYRFIQKEGAPPLFLAETNKPDELEETYLRFLTNRLRDAFDFTGTNLKLQPTQRPRRR from the coding sequence ATGAACGCGGTCGTAGCCCTGGTCGGGCGGCCAAATGTTGGGAAGTCCACGCTGTTCAATCGTCTGGTGGGGCACAGGGAGGCGATCACGCTGAAGACCCCTGGGATAACAAGGGACAGGCTCTACGGAACCGTGCACTGGCTCTCCAAGAGCTTTACGTTGATTGACACCGGCGGGTTTATCCCCCAGCCTGAGCAGCCGCTCGAAGAGCAGATGCGGCACCAGGTCCAGCTGGCTATCAAGGAGGCGGAACTGGTTCTTTTGGCGGTGGACGGCAAGGAAGGTCTGCACCCCGCAGATAAGGCCCTGGCCGAAACGCTCAGGAAGGAAGAAAAACCCTACATCGTGGTGGTCAACAAATCGGACGTGCGCACCGCGGAATGGGAGCACCATAGCTTTCACGTGCTGGGCGGGGCAGAGCTTTTCCTCGTATCGGCAGAGCATGGTGTGGGATTCGGGGACCTGCTTGAGGAGATCTGCGCCAGACTGACCTTTGGGGAGGAGGGCGAGCCCAGGCCTGAGGTTAAGCTTCTCATCGCGGGCAGGCCCAACTGTGGGAAATCAACACTCTTAAACGCTATCGTAGGCGAGGAGCGTGCGGTGGTGGATGAGGTGCCTGGAACTACCCGCGACCCTGTTGATACCTACCTGGAGGTCTCCGGCAGGATATGGAGGTTAGTGGATACAGCAGGTCTGCGCCGACGCACTCGCATCAAGGAGAACGTGGAGTACTACGCATCAACCAGGCTGCGCAGGGCCCTCGCCAAGGCCCAGATCATACTTCTCTTGATCGATCTTACAGAAGGTGTCACAAGACAGGATAAGAGATTGGCCGCCGAGATCATCGGCCGCCGAAAGGGATTGATCTTCGTTTTGAACAAGATAGATCTCTTCGATTCCCAGGCGCTGCGCAACAAACTGGATGAAGCCTCCTATCAGCTGCGCGGGATCCAGCAGTTCTTCCGTGTGCTTGTCTCAGGCAAGGAAAAGAAAGGGTTGGATGAACTTATCGGAACGGTCACAGCGCTTGTGGAGAAACGCAGCCAGCGCATCCCAAAGGAGCTTCTGGGTGAATTTGTCCAAAAGATTACCCGCGAACGCCCGCCAGGACGAAGGACAAAGATATACCGATTTATACAGAAGGAAGGCGCACCGCCGCTGTTCCTGGCAGAAACTAACAAACCTGACGAGCTTGAAGAGACATATCTGCGTTTCCTGACCAACCGGCTGCGCGATGCCTTCGACTTCACAGGCACCAACCTCAAACTCCAACCCACGCAACGACCGAGGCGCAGATGA
- a CDS encoding electron transporter RnfE, which translates to MWFGMHGMEGWWILGIIFWVALLVGIVLLVVWLVKTVSGRGRQESALDILKKRYARGEISKEEFEERKRDLA; encoded by the coding sequence ATGTGGTTTGGAATGCATGGAATGGAAGGCTGGTGGATTCTCGGCATAATCTTCTGGGTAGCGTTACTCGTGGGCATCGTTTTGCTGGTGGTATGGCTGGTCAAGACGGTTTCGGGAAGAGGCAGACAGGAGTCGGCACTCGATATCCTGAAGAAACGCTATGCAAGAGGAGAGATCTCGAAGGAAGAGTTCGAGGAACGCAAGCGCGACCTCGCATGA